One Mycobacteriales bacterium DNA segment encodes these proteins:
- a CDS encoding DUF6104 family protein yields the protein MYATDRGIEELSGRRGEEEVSLAWLAERLRDFVDLHPELDAPVDRLASWLARLDEE from the coding sequence GTGTACGCGACCGACCGTGGCATCGAGGAGCTCTCCGGACGCCGCGGGGAGGAGGAGGTCAGCCTGGCGTGGCTGGCGGAACGGCTCCGTGACTTCGTCGACCTCCACCCCGAGCTCGACGCCCCCGTCGATCGGCTGGCCAGCTGGCTGGCCCGGCTCGACGAGGAGTAG
- a CDS encoding zinc-binding dehydrogenase translates to MPTRCSRRARGCPSGSTRSWRRSARRRGRIRCGVCAREAPSSCPEPPLDRTPPADLSRVFFTQLSVVGSTMGTREELEALLRFCEVTGVRPPIDGVFALADAAAGFARLAAGDVFGKIVLTV, encoded by the coding sequence GTGCCGACGCGGTGTTCCCGCCGGGCGCGCGGTTGCCCGAGCGGGTCGACGCGGTCATGGAGACGGTCGGCCAGGCGACGTGGGCGCATTCGCTGCGGTGTCTGCGCCCGGGAGGCACCGTCGTCGTGTCCGGAGCCACCTCTGGATCGAACCCCCCCCGCGGACCTGAGCCGGGTGTTCTTCACCCAGCTCTCGGTTGTCGGGTCGACGATGGGGACCAGGGAGGAGCTCGAGGCGCTGCTCCGATTCTGCGAGGTCACCGGCGTGCGACCGCCGATCGACGGGGTGTTCGCGCTGGCGGACGCGGCGGCCGGCTTTGCCCGGCTCGCGGCGGGGGACGTGTTCGGCAAGATCGTCCTGACCGTCTGA